A single genomic interval of Nitratidesulfovibrio sp. SRB-5 harbors:
- the murA gene encoding UDP-N-acetylglucosamine 1-carboxyvinyltransferase translates to MDKLVIQGGVPLRGAIAVSGSKNAALPILMASILAEEPITYTNVPRLRDIFTTNKLLAILGCPAEFDGHTVTVTPCDLKPEAPYDLVKTMRASVLCLGPLLARLGEARVALPGGCAIGARPVDLHLTALEKMGATFDLDSGYIQGRCKKLRGAHIHFDFPTVGGTENLLMAATLAEGETILENVAREPEVVDLANFLIACGAKIEGHGSSIIKVQGVPRLGGCEYRIMPDRIEAGTFMVAAGITGGDLLLTDCPFEELEAVIAKLRDMGLIIEREGTRDVRVTHNGHLRARDVTTRPFPGFPTDMQAQIMALMTIASGAGVVEETIFENRFMHVPELVRMGADVKLSGHSAMVRGVQKLIGAPVMASDLRASASLVLAGLAAQGETHVQRIYHLDRGYERIEEKLNAVGARITRMPE, encoded by the coding sequence ATGGACAAGCTTGTCATCCAAGGCGGCGTGCCCCTGCGCGGCGCCATTGCCGTCAGCGGCTCCAAGAACGCCGCCCTGCCCATCCTGATGGCCTCGATCCTGGCCGAAGAACCCATCACCTACACCAACGTGCCGCGCCTGCGCGACATCTTCACCACCAACAAGCTGCTGGCCATCCTGGGCTGCCCGGCGGAATTCGACGGCCACACCGTCACCGTCACCCCGTGCGACCTGAAGCCGGAAGCCCCCTACGACCTGGTGAAGACCATGCGCGCCTCGGTGCTGTGCCTTGGCCCGCTGCTGGCCCGCCTGGGCGAGGCCCGCGTGGCCCTGCCCGGCGGCTGCGCCATCGGCGCGCGCCCCGTGGACCTGCACCTGACCGCACTGGAAAAGATGGGCGCCACCTTCGACCTGGATTCCGGCTACATCCAGGGCCGCTGCAAGAAGCTGCGCGGCGCGCACATCCACTTCGACTTCCCCACCGTGGGCGGCACCGAAAACCTGCTCATGGCCGCCACCCTGGCCGAGGGCGAGACCATTCTGGAAAACGTTGCCCGCGAGCCGGAAGTGGTGGACCTGGCCAACTTCCTCATTGCCTGCGGGGCGAAGATCGAAGGGCACGGCTCAAGCATCATCAAGGTGCAGGGCGTGCCGCGCCTTGGCGGGTGCGAATACCGTATCATGCCCGACCGCATCGAGGCGGGCACCTTCATGGTGGCGGCGGGCATCACCGGCGGCGACCTGCTGCTGACCGACTGCCCCTTCGAGGAACTGGAGGCGGTCATCGCCAAGCTGCGCGACATGGGGCTGATCATCGAGCGTGAAGGCACCCGCGACGTGCGCGTGACCCACAACGGCCACCTGCGCGCCCGCGACGTGACCACCCGCCCCTTCCCCGGCTTTCCCACCGACATGCAGGCCCAGATCATGGCCCTGATGACCATTGCCAGCGGCGCGGGCGTGGTGGAGGAAACCATCTTCGAGAACCGCTTCATGCACGTGCCGGAACTGGTGCGCATGGGCGCGGACGTCAAGCTGTCCGGGCACTCCGCCATGGTGCGCGGCGTGCAGAAGCTCATCGGCGCGCCGGTCATGGCCTCCGACCTGCGGGCCAGCGCCTCGCTGGTGCTGGCGGGCCTTGCCGCGCAGGGCGAAACCCACGTCCAGCGCATCTACCACCTGGACCGGGGCTACGAGCGCATCGAGGAAAAACTGAACGCCGTGGGCGCGCGCATCACACGCATGCCCGAATAG
- a CDS encoding ComEC/Rec2 family competence protein → MAPPLLPPLLFRQACLLAALAGLAALPPRGEPVWAVTAATLLWLGMGARARGAARVAVYALCFCVGLGAAWLREPGPPPPTPAWADTDRPVRFSGTVAECTPTTDGRIRLLLRDVRPETNARQANGAGGPAAPFGSAATASAAASGATPGATPDDTPGALLPVTESPAPTEPMEHPALPGLLALSWQSPPLRPAPGTRLTVTAAVAPMRGLANPGGDDSAAFWASRDVRFRAWTTHAKGMPRVEGTPSAGWSFRENLRTAMLRAIALHGAPENGRSDAAAGPDAKNGDATTAAATETPAKKGTGAKLRRKATAEASGAGAPVSGTFPSGGPKQEPSGQGASGQEPFGPGAPAPESAAAAEPGHAPEPPTPAGAFLPALVLGDRFHLDSRDLDLVARASLIHAIALSGMHLCAAAALGAAVALLAGRMAPGVYLRIPRRKLALACSLPPALAYVWLGGAPPSLVRAALMLVFWSWLYWRGRPQVLLDGLLWAVCVIVLFDPGAADDLSLQLSACAVAGIALARPLAALLPRRLRELGGLGGVGEQDGLAERGGAASHDGYGGPTATAPAHRMHRRTAHPWRSRLMVYAARTLWVTLCIQLILLPLSARVFGTSSPWFALNLLFLPLIDGVALPLGLAGMAMAPAAPEVAGWLLLVARWPFDLLLVSLRWLDGAGLLGNPQLLRPHPAAMLGLWVLLGAAVLHVSERVSDQTSGGATGQATGSTRRRAALLLAAGALLMLGPVWPRLAAATDPAVRLAVLDVGQGQSVALDWGAGRMLVDGGGTASRSWDTGRRVVAPALTDNRPPRLDAVVWSHPDRDHLRGLLYVIDAFAVRRVAGNGEPPHGEDGARLAAILRHARLVGHHEERWHAGQRIPLADGLELEVLHPPLPEAAGPAFDGNDASLVLRLTARDDSNRQDGPNRPDGLNGPDGPNGQGGPNGQDGRGRRRGLALIPGDAGDPAIRALLDAGTDLSAEVLVLPHHGGRRKLLPQLLDAVRPSVALASAGYRNRWGFPVADTRAALAARNIPLLVTAESGQIQARWDARGTKDAEKARDMAETRVWPGPATVTTARDGDGGDADGGQ, encoded by the coding sequence TTGGCTCCGCCACTGTTGCCGCCGCTGCTGTTCCGGCAGGCCTGCCTGCTGGCGGCGCTGGCCGGTCTGGCCGCGCTGCCGCCACGGGGCGAACCCGTCTGGGCCGTCACGGCGGCGACGCTGCTGTGGCTGGGCATGGGCGCGCGGGCGCGGGGGGCGGCGCGGGTGGCCGTATACGCGCTGTGCTTCTGCGTGGGGCTGGGGGCGGCATGGCTGCGTGAACCCGGACCGCCCCCGCCAACACCCGCCTGGGCCGACACCGACCGCCCGGTGCGCTTCAGCGGCACGGTGGCCGAGTGCACCCCCACCACCGACGGGCGCATCCGGCTGCTGCTGCGCGATGTGCGGCCAGAGACGAACGCACGGCAGGCGAACGGCGCTGGCGGACCTGCCGCGCCGTTCGGCTCCGCTGCAACAGCGTCCGCAGCGGCATCGGGCGCGACACCGGGCGCGACACCGGATGACACGCCGGGAGCACTGCTGCCCGTCACCGAATCGCCCGCCCCAACGGAACCGATGGAGCACCCGGCACTGCCGGGGCTGCTGGCCCTGTCATGGCAAAGCCCGCCACTGCGGCCCGCGCCAGGCACCCGCCTGACCGTCACCGCCGCCGTGGCCCCCATGCGCGGGCTGGCCAACCCCGGCGGCGACGACAGCGCGGCGTTCTGGGCCTCTCGCGATGTGCGCTTCCGCGCCTGGACCACCCACGCCAAGGGGATGCCCCGCGTGGAGGGAACCCCATCCGCAGGATGGAGCTTCCGCGAGAACCTGCGCACCGCCATGCTGCGGGCCATTGCCCTGCACGGCGCGCCGGAGAACGGCAGATCGGACGCCGCAGCCGGGCCGGACGCCAAAAACGGCGACGCGACGACAGCCGCTGCCACGGAGACGCCCGCCAAAAAGGGCACCGGCGCAAAGCTCCGCCGCAAGGCCACGGCAGAGGCGTCCGGAGCGGGGGCGCCGGTATCGGGGACATTCCCATCGGGGGGGCCCAAGCAGGAACCGTCGGGGCAGGGCGCGTCAGGACAGGAGCCATTCGGGCCGGGAGCGCCCGCGCCGGAATCCGCCGCTGCCGCCGAGCCCGGCCACGCCCCCGAACCGCCCACCCCGGCGGGGGCGTTTCTGCCCGCGCTGGTGCTGGGCGACCGCTTTCATCTGGACAGCCGCGACCTGGACCTTGTGGCCCGCGCCTCGCTGATCCATGCCATTGCCCTGTCGGGCATGCACCTGTGCGCCGCCGCCGCGCTGGGCGCCGCAGTCGCCCTGCTGGCCGGACGCATGGCCCCCGGCGTGTACCTGCGCATTCCGCGCCGCAAGCTGGCCCTGGCCTGCTCGCTGCCGCCCGCGCTGGCCTATGTCTGGCTGGGCGGCGCGCCGCCCTCGCTGGTGCGCGCGGCGCTGATGCTGGTGTTCTGGTCGTGGCTGTACTGGCGGGGCAGGCCGCAGGTGCTGCTGGACGGCCTGCTGTGGGCGGTGTGCGTCATCGTGCTGTTCGACCCCGGCGCGGCGGACGACCTGTCGTTGCAGCTTTCCGCCTGCGCCGTGGCGGGCATTGCCCTGGCCAGGCCGCTGGCCGCCCTGCTGCCCCGTCGACTGCGTGAACTGGGTGGGCTGGGGGGGGTGGGCGAACAGGATGGTCTGGCCGAACGGGGCGGTGCGGCCAGCCATGATGGATACGGCGGCCCCACCGCAACGGCACCGGCGCATCGCATGCACCGGCGCACCGCGCACCCGTGGCGCTCCCGCCTCATGGTGTACGCCGCGCGCACCCTGTGGGTGACCCTGTGCATCCAGCTGATCCTGCTGCCCCTGTCCGCGCGGGTATTCGGCACGTCCAGCCCGTGGTTCGCCTTGAACCTGCTGTTCCTGCCGCTCATCGACGGAGTGGCGCTGCCGCTGGGCCTTGCGGGCATGGCCATGGCCCCCGCGGCTCCGGAGGTGGCCGGATGGCTGTTGCTGGTGGCCCGCTGGCCGTTCGATCTGTTGCTGGTTTCGCTGCGCTGGCTGGACGGCGCGGGCCTGCTGGGCAACCCCCAGTTGCTGCGCCCCCACCCCGCCGCCATGCTGGGGCTGTGGGTGCTGCTGGGCGCGGCGGTGCTGCATGTATCGGAGCGGGTATCGGACCAGACATCCGGGGGCGCGACCGGTCAGGCAACAGGCTCCACACGCCGTCGCGCCGCCCTGCTGCTGGCAGCCGGGGCGCTGCTGATGCTGGGGCCGGTGTGGCCGCGCCTTGCCGCCGCCACGGACCCTGCCGTGCGGCTGGCCGTGCTGGACGTGGGGCAGGGGCAGTCCGTGGCGCTGGATTGGGGCGCTGGCCGCATGCTGGTGGATGGCGGGGGCACGGCCTCGCGCTCGTGGGACACCGGACGCCGCGTGGTGGCCCCGGCGCTGACCGACAACCGCCCGCCCCGGCTGGACGCGGTGGTCTGGTCGCACCCGGACCGCGACCATTTGCGGGGGCTTCTGTACGTCATCGACGCCTTTGCCGTGCGCCGGGTGGCGGGCAACGGCGAACCGCCGCACGGCGAGGACGGCGCGCGGCTGGCCGCCATCCTGCGCCATGCCCGACTGGTCGGACATCACGAGGAACGCTGGCATGCCGGGCAGCGCATTCCCCTTGCAGACGGCCTGGAACTGGAAGTGCTGCACCCACCCCTGCCGGAGGCGGCTGGCCCCGCCTTTGACGGCAACGACGCCTCGCTGGTGCTGCGCCTGACGGCGCGCGACGACAGCAATCGGCAGGACGGGCCGAATCGACCGGATGGACTGAATGGACCGGATGGACCAAATGGACAAGGCGGGCCAAATGGGCAGGACGGACGTGGTAGACGGCGCGGCCTGGCGCTGATTCCCGGCGATGCGGGCGACCCGGCCATCCGCGCCCTGCTGGACGCGGGCACGGACCTTTCGGCGGAAGTGCTGGTGCTGCCCCACCACGGCGGCAGGCGCAAACTGCTGCCGCAACTGCTGGATGCGGTGCGTCCCTCCGTGGCCCTGGCCAGTGCGGGCTACCGCAACCGCTGGGGATTTCCCGTGGCGGACACCCGCGCCGCGCTGGCGGCCCGGAACATCCCCCTGCTGGTGACGGCGGAATCGGGCCAGATACAGGCCCGGTGGGATGCGAGGGGAACGAAGGACGCAGAAAAGGCGCGCGACATGGCCGAAACGCGCGTCTGGCCCGGCCCGGCCACCGTCACCACCGCCCGCGACGGGGACGGCGGCGACGCCGACGGCGGACAGTAA